The Streptomyces sp. NBC_01775 genome includes a region encoding these proteins:
- a CDS encoding DeoR/GlpR family DNA-binding transcription regulator — protein sequence MVVGVTVSFVFAAERRQLILEMVRANGAVSLRELARVVQTSEVTVRRDVRALEAEGLLDRRHGGAVLPGGFTRESGFPQKSHLATAEKTAIADLAAGLVSEGEAVVVGAGTTTQELARRLARVPGLTVVTNSLLVAQALAHANRVEVVMTGGTLRGSNYALVGSGAEQSLHGLRVSRAFLSGSGLTAERGLSTSNMLSASVDRALVQAAAEVVVLADHTKLGADTMFQTVPTDIITRLVTDEPPPHDDRAEAELQALADHGVQVTVAGGSGAGGEPLPETRPAPPERGRRDVPMPSPRRGGTPPGATPPTQLRASGVSPRVADLAPRRR from the coding sequence ATGGTCGTTGGCGTTACTGTCAGTTTCGTGTTCGCTGCGGAACGTCGCCAATTGATCCTTGAAATGGTGCGAGCTAACGGGGCTGTCTCGCTCCGTGAGCTGGCCCGCGTCGTCCAGACCTCCGAAGTGACCGTGCGTCGTGACGTACGGGCGCTGGAGGCGGAAGGACTGCTCGACCGCCGTCACGGCGGCGCCGTGCTCCCGGGGGGCTTCACCCGGGAGTCCGGCTTCCCACAGAAATCCCACCTAGCCACCGCGGAGAAGACGGCGATCGCCGACCTCGCCGCGGGCCTCGTCTCCGAGGGCGAAGCCGTCGTCGTCGGCGCAGGTACGACGACACAGGAACTGGCACGGCGCCTGGCGCGCGTCCCGGGCCTGACCGTCGTCACCAACTCGCTCCTGGTCGCCCAGGCGCTGGCGCACGCCAACCGCGTCGAGGTCGTCATGACCGGAGGCACCCTGCGCGGCTCCAACTACGCGCTGGTCGGCAGCGGTGCCGAGCAGTCCCTGCACGGGCTGCGCGTCTCCCGCGCCTTCCTGTCCGGAAGCGGGCTGACCGCCGAGCGCGGGCTGTCCACGTCCAACATGCTCTCCGCGAGCGTGGACCGGGCGCTGGTGCAGGCCGCAGCGGAGGTCGTCGTCCTCGCCGACCACACCAAGCTGGGCGCCGACACGATGTTCCAGACCGTCCCCACCGACATCATCACCCGCCTGGTCACCGACGAGCCGCCCCCGCACGACGACCGCGCGGAGGCGGAGCTTCAGGCCCTGGCCGACCACGGGGTCCAGGTCACTGTGGCCGGTGGCAGCGGTGCGGGCGGCGAGCCACTCCCCGAGACGCGGCCGGCACCCCCGGAGCGGGGCCGCCGGGACGTCCCGATGCCCTCCCCGCGCCGGGGCGGCACCCCACCGGGCGCGACGCCGCCCACCCAGCTACGCGCCTCCGGCGTCTCCCCACGAGTCGCCGACCTGGCCCCCCGTCGCCGCTAG
- a CDS encoding NAD(P)H-quinone dehydrogenase: MGHVTRIVIIGGGPGGYEAALVAAQLGSEVTVVDCDGLGGASVLTDCVPSKTLIATAEVMTNFDSSYEELGIRVEDTTHDPDDPARVVGVDLGRVNRRVKRLALAQSHDITASVTRAGGRVMRGRGRLEPGQATDGSRVVTVTAADSSQEQLTADAVLIATGGHPREIPDALPDGERILNWTQLYDLEESPEELIVVGSGVTGAEFAGAYQALGSQVTLVSSRDRVLPGEDPDAAAVLEDVFRRRGMNVMSRSRAQSAKRVGDRVEVTLQDGRTITGSHCLVAVGAVPNTADMGLEEAGVKLRDSGHIWTDRVSRTSAPGVYAAGDCTGVFALASVAAMQGRIAMYHFLGDAVNPLDLKTVSANVFTDPEIATVGYSQADVDKGVIDARVVKLPLLRNPRAKMQGIRDGFVKLFCRPGTGIIVGGVVVAPRASELIHPISIAVDNNLTVEQIANTFTVYPSLTGSIAEVARQLHTRKTAEPH; this comes from the coding sequence ATGGGGCATGTGACTCGGATCGTGATCATCGGTGGCGGACCTGGCGGATACGAGGCTGCGCTGGTCGCGGCGCAGCTGGGCTCGGAGGTGACGGTCGTCGACTGCGACGGCCTCGGCGGCGCCTCGGTGCTCACCGACTGCGTGCCGTCCAAGACGCTCATCGCCACCGCCGAGGTGATGACCAACTTCGACTCCTCCTACGAGGAGCTGGGCATCCGCGTCGAGGACACCACCCACGACCCCGACGACCCGGCCCGCGTGGTCGGCGTCGACCTCGGCCGGGTCAATCGCCGGGTCAAGCGGCTCGCCCTCGCGCAGTCCCACGACATCACCGCCTCCGTCACCCGCGCGGGTGGCCGGGTGATGCGCGGACGCGGCCGGCTGGAGCCCGGACAGGCGACCGACGGGTCACGCGTAGTGACGGTCACGGCGGCCGATTCCAGCCAGGAGCAGCTGACGGCGGACGCCGTGCTGATCGCCACCGGCGGTCACCCCCGCGAGATCCCCGACGCGCTTCCCGACGGCGAGCGCATCTTGAACTGGACGCAGCTGTACGACCTGGAGGAGTCGCCCGAGGAGCTGATCGTGGTCGGCTCCGGCGTCACCGGCGCCGAGTTCGCCGGTGCCTACCAGGCGCTGGGCTCCCAGGTCACCCTCGTCTCCTCGCGCGACCGGGTGCTGCCCGGCGAGGACCCGGACGCGGCGGCCGTGCTGGAGGACGTCTTCCGCCGCCGTGGCATGAACGTCATGAGCCGCTCGCGCGCCCAGTCGGCGAAGAGAGTGGGCGACCGGGTCGAGGTCACGCTCCAGGACGGCCGTACGATCACCGGCTCGCACTGTCTGGTCGCGGTCGGCGCCGTGCCGAACACCGCCGACATGGGCCTGGAGGAGGCCGGCGTCAAGCTGCGGGACTCGGGCCACATCTGGACCGACCGGGTCTCGCGCACCTCGGCGCCCGGCGTCTACGCGGCGGGCGACTGCACGGGGGTGTTCGCGCTCGCCTCCGTGGCCGCGATGCAGGGGCGTATCGCGATGTACCACTTCCTGGGCGACGCGGTGAACCCGCTGGACCTCAAGACCGTCTCGGCGAACGTCTTCACCGACCCGGAGATCGCCACGGTCGGCTACAGCCAGGCCGACGTCGACAAGGGCGTCATCGACGCGCGCGTCGTGAAGCTGCCGCTGCTGCGCAACCCGCGGGCCAAGATGCAGGGGATCAGGGACGGCTTCGTGAAGCTGTTCTGCCGTCCCGGCACGGGCATCATCGTCGGCGGGGTGGTCGTGGCGCCGCGCGCCAGTGAGCTGATCCATCCGATCTCGATCGCAGTGGACAACAATCTGACCGTCGAGCAGATCGCGAACACCTTCACCGTGTATCCGTCGCTGACGGGCTCGATCGCCGAGGTGGCGCGGCAGCTGCACACCCGGAAGACCGCCGAACCCCACTGA
- a CDS encoding gamma-glutamylcyclotransferase translates to MSLYAAYAGNLDARLMARRAPHSPLRVTGWVTDWRLTFGGEHMGWDGALATMVEAPRAQIFVALYDIAPMDEDSMDRWEGVGLDIYRRMRVRVHTLDGEEAAWCYVLNGYEGGLPSARYLGDIADAAESAGAPHDYVTELRKRPC, encoded by the coding sequence ATGTCGCTCTACGCCGCGTACGCCGGCAACCTCGACGCGCGGCTCATGGCGCGCCGTGCCCCGCACTCCCCGCTGCGCGTCACGGGCTGGGTCACCGACTGGCGGCTCACCTTCGGCGGCGAGCACATGGGGTGGGACGGCGCCCTGGCCACCATGGTGGAGGCCCCCCGCGCCCAGATCTTCGTCGCGCTGTACGACATCGCGCCCATGGACGAGGACTCCATGGACCGCTGGGAGGGTGTCGGCCTCGACATCTACCGGCGTATGCGGGTACGCGTGCACACCCTCGACGGCGAAGAGGCCGCCTGGTGCTACGTCCTCAACGGCTATGAGGGCGGGCTGCCCTCCGCCCGCTACCTCGGCGACATCGCCGACGCCGCCGAGTCCGCCGGCGCGCCGCACGACTATGTGACCGAGCTGCGCAAGCGCCCCTGCTGA
- a CDS encoding purine-nucleoside phosphorylase yields the protein MNASASTHTPDDPYRSADEAAARLRALTGAESHDVALVMGSGWVPAADALGVPDHEFAVTELPGFPPPTAAGHAGKVRSHSLGDKRALVFLGRNHYYENHGVSSVAHGVRTAVAAGCKTIVLTNGCGGLREGMRPGQPVLISDHINLTATSPIVGANFVDLTDLYSPRLRALCQEIDPTLEEGIYVQFPGPHYETPAEIGYVRAIGGDLVGMSTVLEAIAAREAGAEVLGVSLVTNLAAGMTGEPLNHEEVLQAGRDSAARMGSLLAQVLHRL from the coding sequence GTGAACGCATCTGCCAGTACGCACACCCCCGACGATCCCTACCGTTCCGCCGACGAGGCCGCAGCGCGGCTGCGGGCGCTGACCGGTGCCGAAAGCCATGACGTGGCCCTCGTGATGGGCTCGGGCTGGGTCCCCGCAGCGGACGCGCTGGGTGTACCCGACCACGAGTTCGCCGTCACCGAGCTGCCCGGCTTCCCCCCGCCCACGGCGGCGGGCCACGCGGGCAAGGTCCGCTCGCACTCCCTCGGCGACAAGCGCGCGCTGGTCTTCCTCGGCCGCAACCACTACTACGAGAACCACGGCGTGTCCTCGGTCGCGCACGGCGTGCGCACGGCGGTCGCCGCCGGCTGCAAGACGATAGTCCTGACCAACGGCTGCGGCGGTCTGCGCGAGGGCATGCGCCCGGGTCAGCCGGTCCTCATCAGCGACCACATCAACCTCACCGCCACCTCCCCCATCGTCGGCGCCAACTTCGTCGACCTCACCGACCTCTACTCGCCGCGGCTGCGCGCGCTGTGCCAGGAGATCGACCCGACGCTGGAAGAGGGCATCTACGTCCAGTTCCCCGGGCCGCACTACGAGACGCCTGCCGAGATCGGTTACGTCCGGGCCATCGGCGGTGACCTGGTCGGCATGTCCACCGTTCTGGAGGCCATCGCCGCACGGGAGGCGGGTGCCGAGGTGCTGGGCGTCTCGCTGGTCACCAACCTCGCCGCCGGGATGACGGGGGAGCCCCTCAACCACGAGGAGGTCCTCCAGGCCGGCCGGGACTCCGCGGCGCGCATGGGTTCGCTGCTCGCCCAGGTGCTGCACCGGCTCTGA
- a CDS encoding phospho-sugar mutase, giving the protein MASEQGAPPDGLRERARAWLAEDPDPETREELAKLLEAGTTDADDELRDRFSGTLQFGTAGLRGELGAGPMRMNRALVIRAAAGIAAYLRETYPREAHPREAHPREAHPRENGPSRGGTPGAGNEAAPLVVIGYDARHKSADFARDTAAVMTGAGLRAATLPEPLPTPVLAYAVRHLGAAAGIMVTASHNPPRDNGYKVYLGDGLQIVPPADGDIAARIAAVGPLAGVPRPASGWQVLGEDVLDAYLARTGAVLTEGSSRAVRVVHTSMHGVGHRTARLAFERAGFPTPVAVPEQAEPDPDFSTVAFPNPEEPGAMDLAFATARTWAQEHGEAPDVIIANDPDADRCGVAVPDAEAGAGWRMLRGDQVGALLATHLIRKRAKGTFATTIVSSSLLSRIAAAADLPYEETLTGFKWLARVDGLRYGYEEALGYCVDPEGVRDKDGITAALLVAELAAELKQAGRTLSELLDELDVEYGVHATDQLSVRVEDLSLISDAMVRLRAEPPTTLGGLRVAEAEDLNQGTDTLPPTDGLRYRLAGAGPGSGSGSESGAGSGDEGIGGGRVIVRPSGTEPKLKCYLEVVVPVSGPAGLAPARKRAAGVLSRIKDDLNTAAGF; this is encoded by the coding sequence CTGGCATCCGAGCAGGGGGCGCCCCCCGACGGGCTGCGGGAGCGCGCCCGTGCCTGGCTGGCCGAGGACCCGGACCCGGAGACCCGCGAGGAGCTGGCCAAGCTCCTCGAAGCCGGGACCACCGACGCGGACGACGAGCTGCGCGACCGCTTCTCGGGCACCCTCCAGTTCGGTACCGCCGGGCTGCGCGGTGAGCTGGGCGCGGGCCCCATGCGGATGAACCGCGCCCTGGTCATCCGAGCCGCCGCCGGGATCGCCGCGTACCTGCGGGAGACGTACCCGCGGGAGGCGCACCCGCGGGAGGCGCACCCGCGGGAGGCGCACCCGCGGGAGAACGGGCCCTCGCGCGGGGGCACTCCCGGGGCCGGGAACGAGGCGGCGCCCCTGGTCGTGATCGGTTACGACGCGCGCCACAAGAGCGCCGACTTCGCGCGGGACACCGCCGCGGTGATGACCGGCGCGGGCCTGCGCGCGGCCACGCTCCCCGAGCCGCTGCCGACCCCTGTGCTCGCCTACGCCGTACGGCACCTGGGCGCCGCCGCCGGGATCATGGTGACCGCCAGTCACAACCCGCCGCGCGACAACGGCTACAAGGTCTACCTCGGCGACGGCCTTCAGATCGTGCCGCCCGCCGACGGTGACATCGCGGCCCGCATCGCTGCCGTCGGACCGCTCGCCGGAGTGCCCAGGCCGGCCTCCGGCTGGCAGGTGCTGGGTGAGGACGTGCTGGACGCCTACCTCGCGCGCACCGGCGCGGTGCTGACGGAGGGCTCCTCGCGCGCGGTCCGCGTCGTCCACACGTCGATGCACGGGGTGGGCCACCGCACGGCGCGCCTCGCCTTCGAACGCGCGGGCTTCCCCACCCCGGTCGCAGTGCCCGAACAGGCCGAGCCCGACCCCGATTTCTCCACCGTCGCCTTCCCGAACCCGGAGGAGCCCGGCGCGATGGACCTCGCCTTCGCCACGGCCCGGACCTGGGCCCAGGAGCACGGCGAGGCGCCCGACGTGATCATCGCCAACGATCCGGACGCCGACCGCTGCGGCGTCGCGGTGCCCGACGCGGAAGCCGGGGCCGGCTGGCGGATGCTGCGCGGTGACCAGGTCGGCGCGCTGCTGGCCACTCACCTGATCCGCAAGCGGGCCAAGGGCACCTTCGCGACCACCATCGTCTCCTCCTCCCTGCTGTCGCGTATCGCCGCCGCGGCGGACCTGCCGTACGAGGAGACGCTGACCGGCTTCAAGTGGCTGGCCCGCGTCGACGGACTGCGCTACGGCTACGAGGAAGCGCTTGGATACTGCGTCGACCCGGAGGGCGTCCGCGACAAGGACGGCATCACCGCCGCGCTGCTCGTCGCCGAACTGGCGGCCGAGCTGAAGCAGGCCGGGCGCACGCTGTCCGAGCTGCTGGACGAGCTCGACGTCGAGTACGGGGTCCACGCCACCGACCAGCTCTCGGTGCGCGTGGAGGATCTCTCGCTCATCTCCGACGCGATGGTGCGGCTGCGTGCCGAGCCGCCGACCACGCTGGGCGGGCTGCGTGTCGCGGAGGCCGAGGACCTGAACCAGGGCACGGACACCCTGCCGCCGACCGACGGCCTGCGCTATCGCCTCGCGGGGGCGGGGCCAGGGTCGGGGTCGGGGTCGGAGTCGGGGGCAGGCTCGGGGGACGAGGGCATCGGCGGCGGCCGGGTCATCGTCCGGCCCAGCGGTACCGAGCCCAAGCTCAAGTGCTATCTGGAGGTCGTCGTCCCGGTGAGCGGCCCCGCCGGCCTCGCCCCGGCACGGAAACGGGCGGCGGGCGTGCTGAGCCGTATCAAGGACGACCTCAACACCGCAGCGGGATTCTGA
- a CDS encoding arylamine N-acetyltransferase family protein, whose amino-acid sequence MWSGERLDLDAYLARLGYEGERAPTLETLRALHRAHVLSVRWDNLDSFLYRSVSLDLDDLQDKLVRRTRGGYCFEHAILYAAALERLGFRFTAVSGRVQLGAEKILPATHAMMLVELDGHRWLSDIGFGASPLAPIELVEGPAGNEVTVEGWAFWLRRQEVTPGADGWALHHGDGHGGWVLRHNFTENPQYPVDYELANHYVATGGHSPFNRRPFIQRARADRVDQLDTRTWMTTGPAHPDPYEKRELEPYELPKLLLDTFGIELSPEEAELLVGRVSELPD is encoded by the coding sequence ATGTGGAGCGGCGAGCGGCTCGACCTTGATGCCTATCTGGCGCGCCTGGGGTACGAGGGAGAGCGCGCGCCCACGCTGGAGACGCTGCGCGCGCTCCACCGCGCCCATGTGCTGTCGGTGCGCTGGGACAACCTGGACAGCTTTCTGTACCGGTCGGTCTCCCTCGACCTGGACGACCTCCAGGACAAGCTGGTGCGCCGCACCCGGGGCGGCTACTGCTTCGAGCACGCCATCCTCTACGCGGCGGCCCTGGAGCGGCTCGGCTTCCGTTTCACCGCTGTCTCGGGGCGGGTGCAGCTCGGCGCCGAGAAGATCCTCCCGGCGACCCACGCGATGATGCTCGTCGAACTCGACGGGCACCGCTGGCTGAGCGACATCGGCTTCGGCGCGAGCCCGCTGGCCCCCATCGAGCTGGTGGAGGGCCCGGCGGGCAACGAGGTCACCGTCGAGGGCTGGGCCTTCTGGCTGCGCCGCCAGGAGGTCACCCCGGGCGCCGACGGCTGGGCCCTCCACCACGGCGACGGTCACGGGGGCTGGGTGCTGCGGCACAACTTCACGGAGAACCCGCAGTACCCCGTCGACTACGAGCTGGCCAACCACTACGTCGCCACCGGCGGGCACTCCCCGTTCAACCGCCGCCCCTTCATCCAGCGTGCGCGCGCCGACCGCGTCGACCAGCTCGACACCCGCACCTGGATGACGACGGGCCCCGCGCACCCGGATCCGTACGAAAAGCGCGAACTGGAGCCGTACGAGCTGCCTAAGCTGCTTCTCGACACCTTCGGTATCGAACTGTCGCCGGAGGAAGCGGAGTTGCTGGTGGGCCGGGTGAGCGAGCTGCCCGACTGA
- a CDS encoding CHAT domain-containing protein: MGGGERGRLAGWWRRLTGGRARKARCAAEERRHTAQVATPRALITAHRVAVVSLRGGAGKTTTVLGLASTVAVRRRRNGLAVAAVDTDQEAGTLGPRAGKRGHTPMRALAMALSRSNDAEHVRGFGTPWRGQLMLYAHGTGAADDMALFDPADYRHVLEALIPHFGLIVTDTGTGLGHGAARTALDMAAQVVLVCTPSADGARDADAAVDWLETQGYADLVRRAVAVVTTLRDGVAHAEAAADLADHLRTRCGDAVVVPYDEQLAAGAEFDPDALRDRTRGAYLALAALVVAELPRREAGGGAPGPPMSWGPPRPPYAYPEPSDSRLPQAPVQQQAWEPPAPQPPPPSPSLPPSPPPSSPAPAPGPRPRPAPKPAPEPKSAPSPAPRPKPAPRPKSKPAPPPEPRALVAELAQQAAPDRAVPLHVQVVRGTLRGGAVLRPFVVPEEGAALHITVHAPGLVAVDDLQQDVLVPLGADSDVLRFTLRTVEPGLHQVTVRAFRGGTFLGEVRCQISVRDGSVTRDGPRRTAELPSVAFDPGEVTLQVLRDDATGSYTFQLLSETCYAPEPFRFRSGDPHGAAERIYDELRRAAREGGPPLGADAAAVAEDAARLRGRLRNHGVQLWTSAVPEAVQRQFWEQADRISALTVLGEHDIIPWELLYPLNEGREDRGFLAEWLPVVRRTFGQDRVRSLVLPGAAFVVPPGSPEEAVREVTSLRERLGDGVLDAGVLSDRATLTDLIEAGHGGLLHFACHNAFTGGGSCVTMADGTFDPVDLASAAQLRSLRGTRPLVFFNSCRSAGEIDWFGASLGWAPQFLQAGAGAFVGTLWPVRSESALRFADAFYRELLEEGEPLGRASLHARRAIRDQHGDPTWLAYAVYGSPAATVRSAESGV; this comes from the coding sequence GTGGGCGGAGGGGAGCGCGGGCGCCTCGCGGGATGGTGGCGCCGTCTTACGGGAGGGCGGGCGCGAAAAGCGCGGTGTGCCGCCGAGGAGCGGCGTCACACCGCCCAGGTCGCGACGCCCCGCGCGCTCATCACGGCCCATCGCGTCGCCGTGGTGAGCCTGCGGGGCGGTGCGGGCAAGACCACGACCGTGCTCGGCCTGGCCTCCACCGTGGCGGTGCGGCGACGCCGCAACGGCCTCGCCGTCGCGGCGGTGGACACCGACCAGGAGGCGGGCACCCTGGGCCCCCGCGCCGGCAAGAGGGGCCACACTCCCATGCGCGCTCTCGCCATGGCGCTGTCCAGGTCGAACGACGCAGAGCATGTGAGGGGCTTCGGCACCCCGTGGCGCGGGCAACTGATGCTCTACGCCCACGGCACGGGCGCGGCCGACGACATGGCCCTCTTCGACCCCGCCGACTACCGGCACGTCCTCGAAGCGCTCATCCCGCACTTCGGGCTCATCGTCACCGACACCGGCACCGGCCTGGGCCACGGGGCTGCCCGGACGGCGCTGGATATGGCCGCCCAGGTGGTGCTCGTCTGCACGCCCTCGGCCGACGGCGCGCGCGACGCGGACGCCGCCGTCGACTGGCTGGAGACGCAGGGCTACGCCGACCTGGTCCGGCGCGCCGTAGCCGTCGTCACCACCCTCCGGGACGGGGTCGCCCACGCGGAGGCGGCGGCGGATCTCGCGGACCACCTGCGCACCCGTTGCGGGGACGCTGTCGTCGTCCCCTACGACGAACAGCTCGCGGCCGGCGCGGAGTTCGACCCGGATGCCCTGCGGGACCGTACCCGTGGCGCTTATCTGGCACTGGCGGCGCTGGTCGTGGCGGAGCTCCCCCGCAGGGAGGCAGGCGGCGGCGCCCCGGGCCCGCCCATGTCGTGGGGGCCGCCGCGGCCCCCGTACGCGTACCCGGAACCCAGCGACTCCCGGCTCCCCCAGGCCCCTGTCCAGCAACAGGCGTGGGAGCCACCGGCGCCCCAGCCGCCTCCGCCTTCACCCTCGCTCCCGCCCTCACCTCCGCCCTCATCTCCGGCACCGGCACCCGGCCCGCGCCCCAGGCCCGCGCCCAAACCCGCGCCCGAGCCCAAGTCCGCGCCCAGTCCCGCGCCCAGACCCAAGCCCGCGCCCAGACCCAAGTCCAAGCCCGCGCCCCCGCCCGAACCCCGCGCGCTCGTCGCCGAGCTGGCGCAGCAGGCGGCGCCGGACAGGGCCGTGCCGCTGCACGTCCAGGTCGTACGGGGCACCCTGCGGGGCGGGGCGGTGCTGCGGCCGTTCGTGGTGCCCGAGGAGGGCGCGGCGCTGCACATCACCGTGCACGCGCCGGGGCTGGTGGCCGTCGACGACCTCCAGCAGGACGTGCTCGTGCCCCTCGGCGCGGACTCCGACGTCCTCCGCTTCACCCTGCGCACCGTCGAGCCCGGCCTGCACCAGGTGACCGTACGCGCGTTCCGGGGCGGCACGTTCCTGGGCGAGGTGCGCTGCCAGATCTCCGTACGGGACGGCTCGGTCACCCGCGACGGTCCCCGGCGCACGGCGGAGCTGCCCAGCGTGGCGTTCGACCCGGGCGAGGTCACCCTCCAGGTGCTGAGGGACGACGCGACCGGCTCGTACACCTTCCAGCTCCTGAGCGAGACCTGCTACGCGCCCGAGCCGTTCCGCTTCCGCTCCGGGGACCCGCACGGTGCGGCCGAGCGCATCTACGACGAGCTGCGGCGGGCCGCACGCGAGGGCGGCCCGCCGCTGGGGGCCGACGCGGCGGCAGTGGCCGAGGACGCGGCGCGGCTGCGCGGCCGGCTGCGCAACCATGGGGTCCAGCTGTGGACCTCGGCCGTGCCGGAGGCGGTGCAGCGGCAGTTCTGGGAGCAGGCGGACCGCATCAGCGCGCTGACCGTGCTCGGCGAGCACGACATCATCCCCTGGGAGCTGCTGTATCCGCTCAACGAGGGCCGCGAGGACCGGGGGTTTCTCGCGGAGTGGCTGCCCGTCGTACGCCGTACGTTCGGCCAGGACCGGGTGCGCAGCCTCGTGCTGCCGGGGGCGGCGTTCGTGGTGCCGCCGGGCTCGCCCGAGGAAGCGGTGCGGGAGGTGACCTCCCTGCGGGAGCGGCTCGGGGACGGGGTCCTCGACGCGGGTGTTCTCAGCGACCGCGCCACGCTCACCGACCTGATCGAGGCGGGGCACGGGGGGCTGCTGCACTTCGCCTGCCACAACGCCTTCACCGGCGGCGGGTCGTGCGTGACCATGGCGGACGGCACTTTCGACCCCGTCGACCTGGCGTCGGCCGCGCAGTTGCGCAGTCTGCGCGGCACGCGTCCGCTGGTCTTCTTCAACTCCTGCCGCAGCGCGGGAGAGATCGACTGGTTCGGGGCCTCGCTGGGCTGGGCGCCGCAGTTCCTCCAGGCGGGCGCGGGCGCGTTCGTCGGAACGCTGTGGCCCGTACGCTCCGAGTCGGCGCTGCGCTTCGCGGACGCGTTCTACCGCGAACTGCTGGAGGAGGGCGAGCCGTTGGGCCGCGCCTCGCTGCACGCGCGCCGAGCGATCCGCGACCAGCACGGCGATCCGACGTGGCTGGCCTACGCGGTCTACGGGAGCCCGGCGGCGACGGTACGGTCTGCGGAGTCCGGCGTCTGA
- a CDS encoding PH domain-containing protein: MTSEHESGSGAGRRSGRAEGSTDSAEPSGKSGAGEEERAALDDTASDDVAPDEVGPDDVGPGHETADGTTADGTSPDGTTPDADDGPRFADRIFRSAAGMAGGVVLLALGGWLVTDAVIGGDGRTPWLALAGLLFAAPLVVAFTLRPAVFAGETRLRVRNPFRTVEMPWGTVESVRAGYSSEVIADGVKYQMWSIPVSLRARKKATRHNERVASGKSPTMGAGGLFGGRRMPDLAVGDSEPAESRATSDQAIDEIRELVETHGQKTEAQGSVAVRWSFEILVPALAGAILLAVLLATR; this comes from the coding sequence ATGACGAGCGAGCACGAGAGCGGGAGCGGCGCGGGCCGGCGGTCCGGGAGAGCGGAGGGGAGCACGGATTCCGCCGAGCCGAGCGGGAAGAGCGGCGCGGGCGAGGAGGAGCGCGCGGCCCTCGACGACACGGCCTCCGACGACGTGGCCCCCGACGAGGTGGGACCCGACGACGTGGGACCCGGCCACGAGACCGCTGACGGCACGACCGCTGATGGCACGTCCCCCGACGGCACGACCCCCGACGCGGACGACGGGCCCCGGTTCGCCGACCGGATCTTCCGTTCGGCAGCCGGGATGGCCGGCGGCGTGGTGCTGCTCGCGCTCGGGGGCTGGCTCGTGACCGACGCCGTGATCGGCGGCGACGGCCGCACCCCGTGGCTCGCGCTCGCCGGGCTGCTGTTCGCCGCGCCGCTCGTCGTGGCGTTCACGCTGCGGCCCGCCGTGTTCGCGGGCGAGACCCGGCTGCGGGTGCGCAACCCTTTCCGGACGGTCGAGATGCCGTGGGGCACCGTCGAATCGGTCCGCGCCGGGTATTCCAGCGAGGTGATCGCGGACGGCGTGAAGTACCAGATGTGGTCCATCCCCGTCTCGCTGCGCGCCCGTAAGAAGGCCACCCGGCACAACGAGCGCGTGGCCTCGGGCAAGTCGCCGACGATGGGCGCCGGGGGGCTGTTCGGCGGGCGGCGGATGCCGGACCTCGCCGTGGGGGACTCGGAGCCGGCGGAGAGCCGGGCCACGTCGGACCAGGCGATCGACGAGATCCGCGAACTCGTCGAGACGCATGGGCAGAAGACAGAGGCCCAGGGGTCGGTCGCCGTCCGCTGGTCGTTCGAGATCCTCGTCCCGGCCCTCGCGGGAGCGATCCTGCTGGCCGTCCTCCTCGCCACCCGGTAG